A window from Lachnoanaerobaculum umeaense encodes these proteins:
- a CDS encoding arsenate reductase family protein yields MLVFHYPKCSTCVKARKWLRDRNVDFTEKNIVEDTPSVEELKKVLEYSGIPIKKLFNTSGMLYRELNIKEKMDTMSDDEKLKLLSENGMLIKRPIVLGDDFAFVGFKESEWQNKWQ; encoded by the coding sequence ATGTTAGTATTTCATTATCCAAAATGTTCCACCTGTGTGAAGGCTAGAAAGTGGTTGAGAGATAGAAATGTAGATTTTACAGAGAAGAATATAGTGGAGGATACTCCAAGTGTGGAAGAGTTAAAGAAGGTTTTAGAGTATTCAGGTATTCCTATAAAGAAGCTTTTTAATACCAGCGGTATGCTATATAGGGAACTTAATATCAAAGAAAAAATGGATACTATGAGTGATGATGAAAAGCTCAAATTGCTTTCAGAAAATGGAATGCTCATAAAAAGACCTATAGTTTTGGGAGATGATTTTGCTTTTGTAGGTTTTAAGGAAAGTGAGTGGCAAAATAAATGGCAGTAA
- a CDS encoding glycoside hydrolase family 43 protein produces the protein MLFENPILPGFYPDPSICKVNEDYYLVTSSFVYFPGLPIFHSKDLVHWEQIGHGISREEQIDYKNVETSLGLWAPTIRYHKGMFYIINTFVSGGREVYRDNFIITAKDPAGEWSDPVFIEGADGIDPSLFFDADGRLYYTGNFIVESPEYEGHHGIYICELDKESFQFIGERKIIWNGKDTHSKWIEAPHIYFRDSYYYLMVAEGGTFTNHSVMISRSKDIFGPYEPCDRNPIVTHRYLSLQREISVVGHGDLIEDDNGDLWMVLLGVRPYGDTHFNLGRETFLIPMIWENDGWPRVNNENGLVNKIEKAPNLKRFNADVASGFDSFDSEKLRFIWNSIHPLSKEYYSIADKKGYLSLHCKNENLEEIATPAFIGRRQQHLNFMFNTKMEFEPKNQEEAGIALVQDDRYHYTFTLLNVLGKKKLELRRTKNKKLSVIARAYINEYVGELYFKVVGSEAGYSFYYSIDGKTYNVIYENADLKVLSSIANEGFTGTYIGMYATSNHFDSENRAYFDFANYERLDN, from the coding sequence ATGCTTTTTGAGAACCCTATATTACCGGGATTTTATCCGGATCCGTCTATATGTAAGGTGAATGAAGACTATTATCTGGTAACATCTTCATTTGTATATTTTCCGGGTTTGCCGATATTTCATAGTAAGGATTTGGTACATTGGGAACAGATAGGACATGGAATTTCAAGAGAAGAACAAATAGATTATAAAAATGTGGAAACATCTTTGGGACTTTGGGCTCCTACTATAAGATATCATAAAGGTATGTTTTATATTATAAATACATTTGTTTCCGGAGGTAGGGAAGTATATAGAGATAACTTTATTATTACTGCCAAAGATCCGGCAGGAGAATGGTCAGATCCTGTTTTTATAGAGGGTGCGGACGGTATAGATCCGAGTTTATTTTTTGATGCTGACGGCAGACTTTATTATACCGGAAATTTTATAGTTGAAAGCCCTGAATATGAGGGTCACCATGGCATATATATCTGCGAACTTGACAAGGAAAGTTTTCAGTTTATAGGTGAGAGAAAAATTATATGGAACGGAAAAGATACACACTCAAAATGGATAGAAGCTCCACATATATATTTTAGAGATAGTTATTATTATTTGATGGTCGCTGAGGGAGGCACTTTTACAAATCATTCAGTTATGATATCAAGATCAAAGGATATTTTTGGACCGTATGAGCCATGTGACAGGAATCCTATAGTTACCCATAGATATTTGAGCCTGCAAAGAGAAATCTCTGTGGTAGGACATGGGGATCTTATAGAGGATGACAATGGTGATCTTTGGATGGTTTTACTGGGGGTAAGACCTTATGGAGATACTCATTTTAACCTTGGCAGGGAGACTTTCCTTATACCGATGATATGGGAAAATGATGGATGGCCAAGAGTAAACAATGAAAATGGGTTGGTGAATAAAATAGAAAAAGCTCCTAATTTAAAAAGATTTAATGCTGATGTAGCTTCAGGATTTGACAGTTTTGACTCTGAGAAGCTTAGATTTATATGGAACAGTATTCATCCATTGTCAAAGGAGTACTATTCTATAGCAGATAAAAAAGGCTATCTCTCATTACATTGTAAAAATGAGAATTTGGAAGAGATAGCCACTCCGGCATTTATTGGGAGAAGACAGCAGCATCTGAACTTTATGTTTAATACAAAGATGGAGTTTGAGCCAAAAAATCAGGAGGAGGCCGGTATTGCTTTGGTACAGGATGACAGATACCACTATACATTCACATTGTTAAATGTCTTGGGAAAGAAAAAGCTTGAGCTTAGAAGGACAAAGAATAAGAAGTTATCAGTGATTGCCAGAGCCTATATAAATGAGTATGTAGGTGAGCTTTATTTTAAAGTAGTTGGTAGTGAGGCCGGCTATAGTTTTTATTACAGTATCGATGGTAAAACCTATAATGTGATATATGAGAATGCAGATCTGAAAGTGCTTAGCTCCATAGCAAATGAGGGATTTACCGGTACATATATTGGAATGTATGCCACATCAAATCATTTTGATTCTGAGAATAGGGCGTACTTTGATTTTGCAAACTATGAAAGATTAGATAATTAG
- a CDS encoding AraC family transcriptional regulator — translation MIEILEGTHEIIDFKSPLGIRLFNNGEYEDYPEHWHTAIEIIMPIKNGYQVFIGNNKFHLNEGDIFIINSGVLHSLKAPNTGERIILQFSDYILYSIKGMETLLTLLPEYIFISENNDEDRIYSFIKKHMDAIAVEYDQQKSFFEASIYACIIEIFVYLGRNAIWGRTITKMPVYNNPSKKKEYMETIMTACNYINENFTKAISLDDAADITGFSKFHFSRIFKQCMNMTFYEYLNNKRVSKAEELLAKSEYTVLDIALSSGFSSLSAFNRTFKSLKNCSPSEYRKKEDSRKF, via the coding sequence ATGATAGAAATACTTGAAGGAACACATGAAATAATAGATTTTAAAAGTCCACTTGGTATACGACTTTTTAATAATGGGGAATATGAAGATTATCCGGAGCATTGGCATACTGCTATTGAGATAATAATGCCTATAAAAAACGGATATCAAGTGTTTATAGGCAATAATAAATTCCATCTCAATGAAGGAGATATATTTATTATAAACTCAGGTGTTCTACATTCCCTAAAAGCTCCAAATACCGGTGAAAGAATAATTCTCCAGTTCAGTGACTATATTTTATATTCTATAAAGGGAATGGAGACATTGCTCACTCTTCTACCTGAGTATATTTTTATAAGTGAAAACAATGATGAAGACAGAATATACAGCTTTATAAAAAAACATATGGATGCTATCGCTGTAGAATACGATCAACAAAAATCATTTTTTGAAGCATCAATATATGCTTGCATTATTGAGATTTTTGTTTATTTAGGCAGAAATGCTATATGGGGCAGGACTATCACAAAGATGCCTGTATATAATAATCCTTCAAAGAAAAAAGAATATATGGAAACAATAATGACTGCTTGTAACTATATCAATGAAAACTTCACAAAAGCTATTTCTTTAGATGACGCAGCAGATATAACCGGTTTTTCAAAATTTCATTTTTCCAGAATATTTAAGCAATGTATGAACATGACATTTTATGAATATTTAAATAACAAGAGGGTATCAAAGGCTGAGGAACTTTTGGCAAAATCTGAATACACAGTGCTGGATATTGCATTAAGTTCCGGTTTTTCCTCACTCAGTGCCTTTAACAGAACTTTTAAATCATTAAAGAACTGTTCTCCCTCGGAATACAGAAAAAAAGAAGATAGCAGAAAGTTTTAA
- a CDS encoding D-lyxose/D-mannose family sugar isomerase, which produces MKRSQINSIIREMEELIRQNGFHLPPFCNWTPNDWKSKGHEYDEIRDNMLGWDITDFGLGDFDKIGFGLITIRNGNRNNDKYKKVYAEKLLFLRDNMMAPMHFHWFKSEDIINRGGGTLLIKVYNDDGKGGLSDSDVLINSDGRSYYVKAGSMVKLLPGESITIWPHQYHEFHVEEGSGSVLIGEVSQCNDDNIDNRFYEDIGRFPKIEEDEEPYRLLCNEYPVAVD; this is translated from the coding sequence ATGAAGAGATCACAAATCAACAGCATTATAAGAGAAATGGAGGAATTAATAAGACAAAATGGCTTTCACTTGCCTCCATTTTGTAACTGGACTCCAAATGATTGGAAGAGTAAGGGCCATGAATATGATGAGATTCGTGACAATATGTTAGGATGGGATATTACAGATTTTGGTTTGGGAGATTTTGATAAGATAGGTTTTGGCCTTATTACTATCAGAAATGGCAATAGGAATAATGATAAATATAAAAAGGTTTATGCAGAAAAACTATTGTTTCTTAGAGATAATATGATGGCACCTATGCATTTCCATTGGTTCAAATCAGAGGATATCATAAATAGAGGCGGAGGAACTCTTTTGATTAAGGTGTATAATGATGATGGTAAGGGTGGACTGAGTGATTCTGATGTACTTATAAACTCTGATGGGAGGTCTTATTATGTAAAGGCCGGAAGCATGGTAAAGCTTTTACCTGGAGAGAGTATCACCATATGGCCGCATCAGTACCATGAATTTCATGTGGAAGAAGGAAGTGGAAGTGTGCTTATAGGTGAGGTATCACAGTGTAATGATGATAATATAGATAACAGGTTCTATGAAGATATAGGCAGATTCCCAAAGATAGAAGAGGATGAAGAACCTTACAGATTGCTTTGTAACGAGTATCCGGTAGCTGTAGATTAA
- a CDS encoding ABC transporter substrate-binding protein: protein MKKSRIKSAIVIIAIIFLLCLFFYECIPKETVIEFAMFNGSNWGVAVQESYSVIDKAIEKFEKEHKGVKIKYVSGITKDDYSEWMSERILKDNMPDIFMVLDEDFEKYVNLGIIEKLDKYVLEDNDFDIHKYYTEIANSGVFAGHRYALPYEAMPTLMFVNRTLLENFHLDIPKNDYTFDDFYRACRMITLDRNLDGSPDYFGIYKYDWINAALSNDVMLFSKDGKKSYFNDEKLAESIRFVKSLESLNGNHNITKEEFDSGNVAFSQMSLAEYRTYKSYPYKIKKYTGFAWDCIPMPAGKSGNNVSMIDSLDIGISSKSKKKRLAWEFLKTLTYDTQIQQALYNDMPVASVLKEVMESKESENIFKEDEDIIDSKLICHILENGSGKPKFSGYEGAISLADAKISKLTLEDDIENALRILQREMSKYLLQERGKE, encoded by the coding sequence GTGAAAAAAAGCAGAATAAAATCGGCTATAGTAATAATAGCGATAATATTTTTATTATGCCTGTTTTTCTATGAATGCATACCTAAGGAAACAGTTATAGAATTTGCAATGTTTAATGGAAGTAACTGGGGGGTAGCTGTACAGGAGAGCTATTCAGTAATTGATAAAGCTATAGAAAAGTTTGAAAAGGAACACAAGGGAGTAAAGATTAAATATGTCAGCGGCATAACTAAGGATGACTATAGTGAGTGGATGTCTGAGAGAATTTTAAAGGATAATATGCCGGATATATTTATGGTGCTTGATGAAGACTTTGAGAAATATGTAAACCTTGGAATTATAGAGAAACTGGATAAGTATGTACTTGAAGATAATGATTTTGATATACACAAGTATTACACAGAAATTGCAAATTCAGGAGTTTTTGCGGGGCATAGATACGCGTTGCCCTATGAAGCTATGCCGACTCTTATGTTTGTAAACAGAACATTACTTGAAAACTTTCACTTGGATATACCAAAGAATGACTATACCTTCGATGATTTTTATAGAGCTTGTAGGATGATAACTTTGGATAGGAATCTGGATGGAAGCCCAGACTATTTTGGTATATATAAATATGACTGGATAAATGCGGCACTCTCAAATGATGTAATGCTGTTTTCAAAAGATGGTAAGAAATCATATTTTAATGATGAGAAACTTGCTGAGTCAATAAGATTTGTTAAGAGCCTGGAATCGCTTAATGGGAATCATAATATAACAAAAGAGGAGTTTGACAGCGGAAATGTAGCATTTAGTCAGATGTCTCTTGCAGAGTACAGGACATATAAGTCTTATCCGTATAAGATAAAAAAATATACCGGTTTTGCATGGGACTGTATACCTATGCCGGCAGGTAAATCCGGTAATAATGTGAGTATGATCGACAGTTTGGATATTGGAATAAGCTCAAAATCTAAAAAGAAGAGACTTGCATGGGAGTTTTTAAAGACTCTTACCTATGATACACAGATACAGCAGGCATTATACAATGATATGCCGGTAGCATCTGTACTTAAGGAAGTGATGGAAAGCAAGGAATCGGAAAATATTTTCAAAGAGGATGAAGATATCATAGACTCAAAGTTGATCTGCCACATATTGGAAAATGGCAGTGGTAAGCCTAAATTTAGTGGGTATGAAGGAGCAATATCATTGGCTGATGCAAAAATTTCAAAATTGACTTTGGAAGATGATATAGAAAATGCACTTAGAATCTTACAAAGAGAAATGAGTAAATATTTATTACAAGAGAGGGGAAAAGAATGA
- a CDS encoding response regulator transcription factor, protein MVKVLIADDQELIRESLKIILDSKPDIEVTDAVADGLEVIRSVRENRPDIILLDIRMPRLDGVSCTKIIKEGYPDIKIIILTTFDDDEYVFNALKYGASGYLLKGISMDSLVEAINTVYHGQAMINPDIASKVLKFFSKLAVNNENIHVPSENVRTITKNEWVIIEEVAKGKSNKEIAKELNFSEGTVRNYLSTILDKLELRDRTQLAIWAVGRGEL, encoded by the coding sequence ATGGTTAAGGTTTTAATTGCAGATGATCAGGAATTAATACGAGAAAGCTTAAAGATAATCCTTGACAGTAAGCCGGATATTGAAGTGACGGATGCAGTTGCAGACGGTTTGGAAGTTATACGAAGTGTAAGAGAAAATAGACCGGATATAATACTGCTTGATATTAGAATGCCAAGACTTGACGGAGTATCATGTACAAAAATAATAAAAGAGGGATATCCTGATATAAAAATCATCATACTTACTACATTTGATGATGATGAATATGTATTTAATGCTCTAAAGTATGGTGCAAGTGGCTATCTTTTAAAGGGTATAAGTATGGACAGCCTGGTGGAGGCTATAAATACAGTATATCATGGGCAGGCAATGATAAATCCGGATATAGCTTCAAAAGTTTTGAAATTTTTCTCAAAGCTTGCAGTAAATAATGAAAATATACATGTACCGTCAGAGAATGTAAGAACCATTACCAAAAATGAATGGGTTATAATAGAAGAGGTGGCTAAGGGCAAGAGCAATAAGGAAATTGCAAAAGAACTGAATTTTTCGGAAGGAACTGTAAGAAATTATCTATCAACAATATTGGATAAATTGGAGCTTAGAGACAGAACACAGCTGGCAATATGGGCTGTGGGCAGAGGTGAACTGTGA
- a CDS encoding sensor histidine kinase — protein MKSIGYLRINTILELMLGISLSAMILISGFIWIVTERIISVHEAKIFLSNAVNVPGNTFYIFIFTIISSICFISTFCIRNSSIANDTSIISATFVIEFVLELICIILLNFNYNGILLWTFANALIYSVRNKYMPIVVIIAALSYLFTTHELVKIFIRVYDISSYIAVCSQNLQTLIFFIYNVLNLMTVVCFILCCIIIIVSKEEIIEKNLELNKRLEVANQDLQRTNEELERSLMDNARLAEIKERNRIAREIHDTLGHTLTGLAAGIDACIALAGNKETPLRNQLDLLSRVSRKGIQDIRMSVSSLRPDAPQRLNLKNAIEELVENTIKIANVNIVFNCDAGDLKFDEDEEMAIYRIVQESLTNSIRHGKAKNIDVSIKKGYGSIGLLICDDGVGCENIEAGFGLRHIRERVNMLKGQVNFSSDNGFRVEAMIPIRWGEEYG, from the coding sequence ATGAAAAGTATAGGATATTTGAGAATAAATACAATACTGGAATTGATGCTTGGAATATCTCTTTCGGCAATGATTTTGATCTCAGGATTTATATGGATAGTGACCGAAAGAATTATAAGTGTACATGAGGCTAAGATATTTTTATCAAATGCAGTTAATGTTCCGGGAAATACATTTTATATATTTATATTTACTATCATATCTTCGATATGTTTTATATCAACCTTTTGTATTAGAAATAGTAGTATTGCAAATGATACAAGTATAATATCAGCAACATTTGTTATAGAGTTTGTATTGGAGTTGATATGTATAATACTGTTGAATTTTAATTATAATGGCATATTACTTTGGACTTTTGCAAACGCACTGATTTATTCGGTAAGGAATAAATATATGCCTATAGTGGTAATTATTGCAGCTTTAAGCTATTTATTTACAACACATGAACTTGTGAAGATCTTTATAAGAGTATATGATATTTCATCTTATATAGCTGTATGCAGCCAAAACCTACAAACATTGATTTTTTTTATTTACAATGTACTTAATCTAATGACAGTTGTATGTTTTATACTGTGCTGTATCATTATAATAGTGAGTAAGGAGGAGATAATAGAGAAAAATCTGGAATTGAATAAAAGACTTGAGGTAGCAAATCAGGATTTACAAAGGACAAATGAAGAGCTTGAAAGATCTTTGATGGATAATGCCAGATTGGCAGAAATAAAGGAGAGAAATCGTATTGCCAGAGAGATACATGATACCTTGGGACATACTCTTACAGGTTTGGCTGCAGGTATAGATGCTTGCATAGCATTGGCAGGAAATAAAGAAACTCCACTAAGAAATCAACTGGATCTACTCTCAAGAGTGAGTAGAAAAGGTATACAGGATATAAGAATGAGTGTAAGTTCATTGAGGCCTGATGCTCCACAGAGGTTAAATCTAAAAAATGCTATAGAGGAGTTAGTAGAAAACACTATAAAAATTGCAAATGTAAATATTGTGTTTAATTGTGATGCCGGTGATTTAAAGTTTGATGAAGATGAAGAAATGGCAATATATAGAATTGTACAGGAGAGTCTAACAAATTCTATAAGACATGGTAAGGCAAAAAATATAGATGTTTCTATAAAGAAAGGATATGGAAGTATAGGACTTTTAATATGTGATGACGGAGTTGGATGTGAAAATATAGAGGCAGGCTTTGGACTTAGACATATCAGAGAAAGAGTGAACATGCTAAAAGGTCAGGTAAACTTTAGTAGTGATAATGGATTTAGAGTGGAAGCTATGATACCGATAAGATGGGGAGAGGAATATGGTTAA
- a CDS encoding sugar ABC transporter substrate-binding protein — translation MKIIDKNRLRAFFMLLAYVFLLCLFIVLLKSRNNDKKVVFGSTYMTMNNPYFNVLNENIRDTIEANGDILITRDPAQSQERQNAQIIDMLNEGIDILFVNAVDRSGIESALTECKKRGVPVILLDTDVDDRVGVISTIQSNNYEAGVLLAKDLIRKMPEGANILVVENLIASSMVQRRKGFMDTIANDSRYEIVDEIDGVSEIETVNDTMSEYLEKNNKEFDVIFGLNDPTAIGALAALREKSEKRVLIYGVDGSPDAKELIKQGLFTATVAQHPIYMGREAARVAYDYLEGKKVEQDIYIKVDLINAGNISRFDISKWQ, via the coding sequence ATGAAAATAATTGACAAAAACAGGCTAAGGGCATTTTTTATGCTCTTAGCATATGTTTTTTTATTGTGTTTATTTATAGTTTTGCTAAAGTCAAGGAATAATGATAAGAAGGTTGTCTTTGGCTCAACTTATATGACAATGAATAATCCATACTTCAATGTTCTTAATGAAAATATTAGAGATACTATTGAAGCAAATGGTGATATACTTATAACTAGAGATCCGGCACAAAGTCAGGAGAGACAGAATGCACAGATCATAGATATGCTCAATGAAGGCATCGATATCTTATTTGTAAATGCTGTAGATAGAAGCGGTATCGAAAGTGCTTTAACAGAATGCAAGAAAAGAGGTGTACCGGTTATACTGCTGGATACTGATGTGGATGATAGAGTGGGAGTAATAAGTACGATTCAGTCAAATAATTATGAGGCAGGCGTATTATTGGCAAAGGATTTGATAAGAAAAATGCCTGAGGGTGCTAATATACTTGTTGTTGAAAATCTGATTGCTTCATCAATGGTTCAAAGAAGAAAAGGGTTTATGGATACCATAGCAAATGATTCAAGATATGAAATAGTTGATGAGATAGACGGTGTCAGTGAAATAGAAACAGTGAATGATACCATGAGTGAATACCTGGAAAAAAACAATAAGGAATTTGATGTTATATTTGGGCTAAATGATCCCACAGCTATAGGAGCACTTGCAGCATTAAGAGAAAAGAGTGAAAAGAGAGTTTTGATCTATGGTGTAGACGGTTCTCCGGATGCAAAGGAGCTTATAAAGCAGGGTCTGTTTACAGCAACAGTAGCACAGCATCCAATATATATGGGGAGAGAAGCTGCAAGAGTTGCATATGATTATCTAGAAGGTAAGAAAGTGGAACAGGATATTTATATAAAAGTTGATTTGATAAATGCCGGCAATATAAGTAGATTTGATATATCGAAGTGGCAATAA
- a CDS encoding ABC transporter permease yields MKKSNNIKALNFFKENMGIIIALLVLAIFLTVFPATSSSFPTAKNVFNVLRQISTNMLLACGMTMVIILGGIDLSVGSVIALSGVFAAGCVSRYGMSIHLAMIIGILIGLIIGAFNGFVISRTTIPPFIVTLATMNIARGLAGVYTGGSPVRVVSKEWQWIGAGYVGIFPVPVIIMIIIFIVSVLIMNRTKIGRYIYAVGGNTLAARFSGISVSKVKFMVYTYSGLMAGLAGVILASRMYSGQPTAGDGAEMDAIAAVVVGGTSMSGGYGKLGGTLIGALIIGILSNGLNLMNVNSFWQTVVKGIVILLAVFIDYIRNLKKSK; encoded by the coding sequence GTGAAAAAATCGAATAATATCAAGGCTTTAAATTTTTTCAAAGAGAATATGGGAATCATTATCGCATTGCTGGTGCTGGCAATATTCCTTACAGTATTTCCTGCTACAAGCAGCTCATTCCCTACAGCAAAGAATGTTTTTAATGTACTTAGACAGATTTCTACAAATATGCTCCTTGCATGTGGAATGACTATGGTAATCATACTTGGAGGTATTGATTTGTCGGTAGGTTCAGTAATAGCACTTTCAGGTGTATTTGCTGCAGGATGTGTGTCCAGATATGGTATGAGTATACATTTGGCAATGATTATAGGAATACTCATAGGACTTATAATAGGTGCATTCAATGGTTTTGTTATTTCAAGAACTACTATACCTCCATTTATCGTGACATTGGCTACAATGAATATTGCCAGAGGACTTGCAGGTGTGTATACTGGAGGTTCACCGGTACGAGTAGTATCTAAGGAATGGCAATGGATAGGTGCAGGATATGTAGGAATTTTTCCGGTACCCGTTATCATAATGATAATAATCTTTATAGTTTCAGTCCTTATAATGAATAGAACAAAAATAGGTAGATATATATATGCAGTCGGTGGAAATACACTTGCAGCCAGATTTTCAGGCATAAGTGTTTCAAAAGTAAAATTCATGGTGTATACTTATTCAGGACTTATGGCAGGACTTGCAGGAGTTATCTTAGCTTCACGTATGTACTCAGGACAGCCTACAGCAGGCGATGGTGCTGAGATGGATGCCATAGCTGCGGTAGTAGTAGGTGGAACATCTATGTCAGGTGGATATGGAAAACTTGGAGGTACATTGATAGGTGCCCTAATTATAGGAATTCTTAGTAATGGACTTAACCTTATGAATGTAAATTCTTTCTGGCAGACAGTTGTAAAAGGTATCGTTATACTATTGGCAGTATTTATCGACTATATTAGAAATTTAAAAAAGAGTAAATAA
- a CDS encoding sugar ABC transporter ATP-binding protein: protein MADNILLRMKNISKSFPGVKALDKVNLELRAGEVHALLGENGAGKSTLIKVLGGIYSLDEGEIEIEGKKVSIESVHDASRNNISIIHQELVLVPYMTVAENIYLGRESGKGFTVNISKMEKDAQKILDDLGMDIDARELVMNLPIAKQQMVEITKAVSVNAKILVMDEPTSSISDREVENLFNIMRDLTKKGVGIIYISHKMSELEEICDRVTVMRDGEYVGTKVVKETNKDELIAMMVGRTLTNYYVRDFLPTDEVILKVENLKDGDKVKEVSFELRKGEIIGFAGLVGAGRSEAMQAIFGLSKDVSGDIYIEGKKVSIKEPKDAIKNGLALVPESRKEQGLYLLQDIKYNTTIEVLDDFIKNLKVDSKKEVEITKKYIDMMATKTPSQEQIISNLSGGNQQKVMIGRWLATNPKILILDEPTRGIDVGAKSEIYKIMNDLVKKGVSIIMISSELPEIINMSDRVYVMGAGTIRGCINHEEISQESIMALAAI, encoded by the coding sequence GTGGCAGACAATATTTTATTGAGAATGAAAAATATATCTAAGAGCTTCCCCGGAGTTAAAGCCTTAGATAAAGTAAACCTTGAATTGAGGGCAGGAGAAGTACATGCACTGTTGGGAGAAAATGGTGCAGGAAAAAGCACATTGATAAAAGTACTTGGTGGAATATACAGCCTCGATGAAGGAGAAATAGAGATAGAAGGAAAGAAAGTATCTATAGAATCAGTACATGATGCTTCAAGAAACAATATTTCTATAATACATCAGGAGTTGGTATTAGTGCCATATATGACGGTGGCAGAAAATATATATCTGGGCAGGGAATCCGGTAAGGGCTTCACTGTAAATATTTCTAAAATGGAAAAAGATGCCCAAAAGATTTTAGATGATCTGGGTATGGATATAGATGCAAGAGAATTGGTCATGAATTTGCCTATAGCTAAGCAGCAAATGGTTGAGATAACAAAGGCTGTATCAGTTAACGCAAAGATATTGGTTATGGACGAGCCGACATCTTCTATAAGTGATAGAGAGGTAGAAAATCTTTTTAATATTATGAGAGATTTGACTAAGAAGGGCGTAGGTATTATCTATATATCACATAAGATGAGTGAGCTTGAGGAAATATGTGATAGAGTAACTGTAATGAGAGATGGTGAATATGTTGGAACAAAGGTAGTTAAGGAAACCAATAAGGATGAGCTTATAGCCATGATGGTTGGAAGAACTTTGACAAACTACTATGTAAGAGACTTTTTGCCTACAGATGAGGTTATACTTAAAGTAGAAAATCTAAAAGATGGTGATAAAGTAAAAGAAGTCAGCTTTGAACTTAGAAAAGGTGAGATAATCGGTTTTGCAGGACTTGTAGGTGCAGGAAGAAGTGAAGCTATGCAGGCCATATTCGGACTCTCAAAAGATGTGTCAGGTGATATATATATTGAGGGAAAGAAAGTAAGTATAAAAGAGCCGAAAGATGCCATAAAGAATGGTCTGGCTTTGGTACCTGAGAGCAGAAAAGAACAGGGACTCTATTTGCTACAGGATATAAAATATAATACCACTATTGAAGTATTGGATGATTTTATAAAGAATTTAAAGGTAGATTCTAAAAAAGAGGTTGAGATAACTAAGAAATATATAGATATGATGGCAACCAAGACACCTTCACAAGAGCAGATAATCTCTAATCTTTCAGGAGGAAATCAACAGAAGGTTATGATTGGAAGATGGTTGGCCACAAATCCCAAGATTCTTATTTTAGATGAGCCTACAAGAGGAATAGATGTGGGTGCAAAATCTGAAATATATAAGATAATGAATGATTTGGTAAAAAAAGGAGTTTCAATCATAATGATATCCTCAGAATTGCCTGAAATAATAAATATGAGTGACAGAGTATATGTTATGGGAGCAGGAACAATAAGAGGTTGTATAAATCACGAAGAAATATCACAGGAAAGTATTATGGCATTAGCAGCTATATGA